GGGGAAAAGCACAACGCTTAAAATGCTCGTGGGTTTGTTGCAACCGACATCCGGCGAAATCTCTGTGGCAGGATACAACGCCGAAACCGAGCTGCTTGAACTAAAACGACACATCGGATACGTGCCAGAAGAGGCACAACTCTATGAACACCTTACCTTGGTAGAACATCTTCAGTTAATGGGCAGACTCTATGAGTTAGAGGAAGGTCTCATCGCGCAGAAGATAAAGGAACTCGCGAAACTGTTCGACATGGAATCGCAGGCAAGCCAGAGAATAAGCAGTTTCTCACAAGGCATGCGTCAGAAGTGCCTCATTATGTCTGCCTTAATGCACAATCCAGATGTGCTGTTTTTAGATGAACCGTTCACCAATCTGGATGTGGGAACGGTAACGCTCATGAAAACACTGCTACAACGTTTAGCCGAGTTGGGAAAAACAATTCTCTACTGCACGCATATTCTTGAAGTTGCCGAAACGCTCTGCCCGCGAATTATGATTATTAACGCCGGGAAACTCATCGCCGATGCACGGGTGGAGGAACTACGACAGAAGACCAACCAGATAGCACTCAATGAGATTTTCGCGCAACTGACGGAAACAACAGGGATTGACGAAAAAACTGAGGAAGCGATTCGGATTGTGACGGGGGACACTTCAGATGTTTGAGAAGATAGCCATAATGTTCGGTGCCTCTCCAACGCAGTACAGATACCTCTTAGAAACAGAAAAGATAGTGGAGAAACGGGCTCTTGAACAAAAAGGCGACTCTCCCAACCTACAACTTATTGTGACGTGCCTTCTCTGTTTTGCAATCAGTGCCTTATTTACGTCTATGCCGTTCCTTCTTCCGATGGACACATTCACCTACGCGCTTATCGGTATAACGATGTCTATGATGATGATAGGACTCTGGACCATCCCTTATTTCGATATCCTTCTGAGTCCTATAAACTATCCCGTTATAGCACATACACCCGTGTCCTCTCGGACCTACTTCCTTGTGAAACTAACACAGGTTGCTACCTACACTATCTGGATATTAGCCTCCCTAAACCTGATGCCTGCTATCGGCGGTATTTGGATTCGCGGAGAGGAATCTTCTCCGTTTCAATTCCTTTTTCCTCTCGTTTATTTACCGATCGTCTTTATGTCGGGTCTTTTCACAACCGGCGTGATGACAGTCTTCGCAGGATATTTGACAAAACTATACACCAGACAGGCACTTCGCAGTATCGCGCAATACGCACAGTTTATATTTCCTGTCCTCTTTCCAGCGATATTGGTTACGCTTCCTCATTTATTACCAAGTCTTCCAAAGGATAAATTAACGTCTGCTCTGAAATGGTTTTACGCGCTTCCGAACGGCTGGTTCGCTGGGACGGTCTCACTCGTACTCGGACAAGTAGAACGACATTTTTTGATTTTAGCAGGACTGGCTGTTGCTTCAACCCTCTTTTTGGTATTGGTTCCGCTTCGGAGCATCGCAAAGAGTTATTCAGAATATCTCTCTTACCTACTGGAATCAGGCAGCAGGCAAAAATCTAAACTGCGGGTGAAAACGTCGCTGTTTGCGAGAATGTTCCGAAATCGGACGATCCGTGCGGGGTTTTGTCTCGGCCGTGCGTACATGTGCCGCGATAAGCATATTTTGCGGCAATTTTTTGCTTCGCTTGGAACCGTCATCATGTTGGTCGTTTTATTTGCTCGGGACAGTTCGTCTTATATGACATGGCCCCATAACTCCAATGCCATTGGGCTTAGCCCTGCTTTCTCTGGTATGTTCTACTTTGTCGGCATGAGTGCTATTACCGGTTTCATTGCACCTGTCAGATATTCAGAACACTGGAAAGCGTCGTGGATGTTAACGCTCGCGCCGGTCTCGGTACCAAAGGACTTGTGGCGAGGCGTGCAAGCGACTACCCTTCTCTACATTGTCGCGCCGTGTACGCTCCTTATGCTTTGCATTGCGACCATTTTTTGGGGGATTTTAGGCATATTTCACATCTTGCCGGGGTTAACCATTTTACTCTACTATGTCATTCTTTTCCCAAAACCGGAATCTGGCTTGCCTCTCGCCGAAGAGTTCATTCAACAACAAGTGGCTGGTGACGGTTTGCTCCCTATGATAGCCAGTATACATATTGTTGGCTTTTTCGTGGGTATCCAACTATTGACATTTTGGATGAATATATGGGTGTATTACGGGTTTTATTGCGTCACGGTTGTGGGTGGTTTTATCGGTTTTGTCTATTTGCTACGAAAAAATAAACGAGTGGAGGAAACCGTAGATGCTTGAAAAGATCGTCGAAATACTTGGTGGTTCCCCGATCCAGTATAGGTATCTTTTAAACGCTGAGAAATTGGTGGAGAAGCGAGCAACACAAGGAACACTAAAATTTGGCAACCTATCGCTCGGCATGACATGTGGATTCTGTTTTATCATGAGTGCCCTCGTCGCTACGATACCATTTTTTCTTTCCACGGAGATATCTACGTTCACTTTTGCACTCTTAAACATAACCCTGTCTATGTTTATGGTAGGACTCTGGACGCTCCCGTATTTTGATATCCTTCTCAATCCTATAAACTATCCTGTTGTTGCACATACGCCGGTTTCATCGCGGACCTATTTTCTGGTGAAACTAACACAAGTACTCACTTATACTGCGATGTTGTTAGTCAGTTTGAATCTATTACCCGCCATCTGTGGCATCTGGATTCGTGTTGGCGAGACCTCTCAACTCCAATTTCTTTTCCCTTTCGTTTACCTGCCCGTCGCCTTTATATCAGGCTTTTTCGCAATCGGCGTGATGACAGCATTTGCTGGGTATTTGACAAAACTATACACCAAAAAGGGGCTCCGAAATATTGCGCAGTACGCCCAGTTTGCGTTACCCGCTCTCTTTCCGTCATTAATTTACTTATTGCCGAGAGATCCCACAACATATAAATCGGCTCTGAAATGGCTATACGTCCTTCCTAATGGTTGGTTTGCCGGTGCCGTCTCGCTTGCGTTAGGCGGTCCAGGGCGACCTGAGATGATGAGAGATCTGATTTTAACTGGGCTTGCGGTCGTTTCTGTGCTTCTTTTAATCGTGATCCCGCTTCGGAGTATTGCAAAGGGTTATTCAAGGTATCTCACCCATCTGTTAGAATCTGGAAATAGGCACAAAGCCAAACTTCGAGTGAAACCTTCGCTCCTCGCGCGATTCTGCCGATCCCGCACCACCTACGCAGGCTTTTGTCTCTGTGCTGCCTACATGCGACGCGACAAGTATATTCTGAATGGACTTATCTCTGCGCTTGGAGGTTTGGTCATGCTTGTGGTCCTCTTTGTTCAGGACAGATTTTCTATGCAGTGGTTTGACTATTCCCCCACGACTGGAATGAACCCGACATTCACCACCTGTTTTTCTCTTTTGGGTATATCCTTCGTCAGTGCTCTTCTAACACGGGCAAGGCATTCAGAACACTGGAAAGCATCCTGGATGCTATCGCTCGCGCCGCTTGAGGTCCCAAGTCAATTATGGCGCGGCGTGCTGCTGACGAGTTTCCTCTACATTGTTACGCCGTATACACTCCTTATGTTTTGTGTTGCCAGCGTTCTTTGGGGAGCTATGGCACTGTTTTATATCTTACCCGGACTAATTGTTCTCCTCTATTACGCTGTGCTCTTTCCAAAACCGCACTCTGGTACACCGCTCTCCTTAGAAGTCGTCCAAAAATCCAGAGATTTTGATTGGCTTTCGTTTGTTTTCGGTCTCCTTGCTTGTGGCATCTTAATAGGCATCCAATTTTTGGCGTTCTGGCTGAACATCTGGGTTTATATTGCGGTCTATTGTGTTATCGTTATAGGTGGGTTTATTGGCTTCCTCTACCTTTTCAGCAAAAAGTGATCGGAATAGGAAAAAACACAAAAAATTAGGTTGACATAACTTAACAAAAATTAGTATAATTTAATAGAGAGCTTATCAAACTTAAAAAAGATTAGAACAATTACAGTTTCCATAACAGGCAAATTTATGGCAACACATTCCTCAAAAATTGAGTGGACAGAATCTACATGGAATCCTGTACGCGGTTGCACTCGCGTATCGGAGGGCTGTCGGTTCTGTTACGCAGAACGGATAGCTGCCCGTTTCTCTGGCAAAGGTATGGCTTACGAAGGTTTGGCTGAAAATACCAAAGCAGGACCGCGGTGGACACAACAGGTCCATCTTGTCGAAAAGTTACTTGACGAACCGCTGAAATGGAAAAAGCCCCGCCGAATTTTCGTTAACTCCATGAGTGATCTGTTCCATGAAAAGATCGAATTGGCTTATATTCAAAAAGTCTTTTCCGTGATGGAG
This genomic window from Candidatus Poribacteria bacterium contains:
- a CDS encoding ABC transporter ATP-binding protein translates to MIQVSHITKKYGQNTAVDDISFSVQQGEIVGYLGPNGAGKSTTLKMLVGLLQPTSGEISVAGYNAETELLELKRHIGYVPEEAQLYEHLTLVEHLQLMGRLYELEEGLIAQKIKELAKLFDMESQASQRISSFSQGMRQKCLIMSALMHNPDVLFLDEPFTNLDVGTVTLMKTLLQRLAELGKTILYCTHILEVAETLCPRIMIINAGKLIADARVEELRQKTNQIALNEIFAQLTETTGIDEKTEEAIRIVTGDTSDV